In bacterium 336/3, the following proteins share a genomic window:
- the secA gene encoding preprotein translocase subunit SecA (functions in protein export; can interact with acidic membrane phospholipids and the SecYEG protein complex; binds to preproteins; binds to ATP and undergoes a conformational change to promote membrane insertion of SecA/bound preprotein; ATP hydrolysis appears to drive release of the preprotein from SecA and deinsertion of SecA from the membrane; additional proteins SecD/F/YajC aid SecA recycling; exists in an equilibrium between monomers and dimers; may possibly form higher order oligomers; in some organisms, there are paralogous proteins that have been found to be nonessential but do function in secretion of a subset of exported proteins) has translation MANFIVNALAKLVGSKVEKDRKELQPYIGTVNIEFAKLREVSNDGLRQKTQELKNYIQEKLKDIDSQIADLKKQIADNPQMGVLDQEKIFNRIDELGKEHDKQLEVVLEEILPQAFAIVKETARRFKENIELEVTASDFDKEISTRKDNVEIRDSKAVWKNSWIAAGNRITWDMMHYDVQIIGGVVLHKGRVAEMATGEGKTLVASFPAFLNALAGKGVHIVTVNDYLARRDSEWMAPLFEFHGLRVDCIDKHQPNSQARRNAYLADITYGTNNEFGFDYLRDNMVNSPDQLVQRKLHYAMVDEVDSVLIDDARTPLIIAGPVSKTGQEEMFYALKPRIERLVNAQKQAINEFLTDAKKKIQAGESKEGGLALFRAFRGLPKSKPLIKFLGETGMKTLLQKTEAIYLADNQKLMPEADSPLFFTIEEKNNQIELTQKGLDLITTTSEDSNFFVLPDIGSEIAKIENSTSLSLEDKAHQKESLISDYSIKAERIHIINQLLKAYCMFEKDVEYIIVEGEVKIVDEQTGRVMEGRRYSDGLHQALEAKENVKIEQATQTYATVTLQNYFRMYHKLAGMTGTAETEAGELWEIYKLDVVVIPTNRAISRKDSNDLVFKTMREKFNAVIEEIVQLTEKGRPVLVGTTSVEISELLSRMLAMRKIKHQVLNAKQNQKEAEVVALAGLPGTVTIATNMAGRGTDIKLTAESKAAGGLAIIGTERHESRRVDRQLRGRAGRQGDPGTSQFFVSLEDQLMRLFGSDRIAKVMDRMGLKEGEVIQHSWVTKSIERAQKKVEENNFGMRKRLLEYDDVMNVQREQIYKRRRNALFGDRLQIDLYTMMYEVCKQTVESMQTPDNFENFELEFISTFGFTPDIQASEFTSKNTANFISKLYRQIVEYYKSKNQQLLEGLYSGLEAQYEATQGRFQNIGIPFGDGRKQIFLEVDFKKALESKGTEVIKELEKVATLAIIDQEWKEHLRDMDDLKQSVQMASYEQKDPLLIYKFESFQLFKTFITRVNKDIISFLMRSHVVVPEQEPQMVQEIKVQENQNKKIKMQKEEYISSASNEYYDPTPEHDVKLQPMKSQKIADRNQKVNVMYHDGKVLRDVKYKKVEEDLANNKCVLID, from the coding sequence ATGGCTAATTTTATTGTAAATGCCCTCGCCAAATTGGTGGGTTCTAAAGTAGAAAAAGACCGTAAAGAGTTACAACCTTATATTGGTACAGTCAATATCGAATTTGCAAAACTCAGAGAAGTCTCCAATGATGGTTTGCGTCAGAAAACTCAAGAACTGAAAAATTATATACAAGAAAAGCTAAAAGACATTGATAGTCAAATTGCTGATTTAAAAAAGCAAATTGCTGACAATCCACAAATGGGTGTTTTAGATCAAGAAAAGATTTTCAATAGAATTGATGAATTAGGAAAAGAACACGATAAACAACTTGAAGTAGTTTTAGAAGAAATTCTTCCTCAAGCATTTGCTATTGTAAAAGAAACAGCTCGTCGTTTCAAAGAAAATATAGAATTAGAAGTAACAGCTTCAGATTTTGACAAAGAAATTTCTACAAGAAAAGATAATGTAGAAATCAGAGACAGCAAAGCTGTTTGGAAAAACTCTTGGATAGCAGCAGGTAACCGTATCACTTGGGATATGATGCACTATGATGTGCAGATTATTGGTGGTGTGGTACTTCATAAAGGTAGAGTAGCCGAAATGGCGACAGGTGAAGGTAAAACTTTGGTAGCTTCTTTCCCTGCATTTTTAAATGCTTTAGCTGGAAAAGGCGTACATATTGTAACTGTAAACGACTACCTTGCTCGCAGGGATAGTGAGTGGATGGCTCCCCTATTTGAGTTTCATGGTTTGAGAGTTGATTGTATTGATAAACATCAACCCAACTCACAAGCTCGCAGAAATGCTTACTTAGCAGATATTACTTACGGAACAAACAACGAATTTGGTTTTGACTATCTGCGTGATAACATGGTTAATAGCCCTGACCAACTGGTGCAACGCAAATTGCATTATGCAATGGTCGATGAGGTGGACTCCGTATTGATTGATGATGCCCGTACTCCTCTAATTATTGCTGGACCTGTGAGTAAAACAGGACAAGAAGAGATGTTTTATGCTCTTAAACCACGTATTGAAAGACTCGTAAATGCTCAAAAACAAGCTATCAATGAGTTTTTGACAGATGCCAAAAAGAAAATACAAGCAGGTGAGTCCAAAGAAGGTGGATTGGCTTTGTTTAGAGCTTTCAGAGGTTTGCCAAAAAGTAAACCCCTCATCAAGTTTCTTGGAGAAACAGGTATGAAAACTCTTTTACAGAAAACAGAAGCTATTTATTTGGCAGATAACCAAAAACTGATGCCTGAGGCTGATAGTCCTTTGTTTTTTACAATTGAAGAAAAAAACAATCAGATTGAGCTTACTCAAAAAGGTTTGGATTTAATTACTACTACCAGCGAAGACTCCAATTTCTTCGTATTACCTGATATTGGTTCTGAAATAGCTAAAATTGAAAATAGTACAAGCCTATCTCTTGAAGATAAAGCACACCAAAAAGAATCTTTGATTTCAGATTATAGCATCAAAGCTGAGCGTATTCATATTATAAACCAACTTTTGAAGGCATATTGTATGTTCGAGAAAGATGTGGAATACATCATTGTAGAAGGTGAAGTGAAGATTGTAGATGAGCAGACTGGTCGTGTGATGGAAGGCAGACGTTATTCTGATGGTTTACATCAAGCCTTAGAAGCTAAAGAAAACGTAAAAATAGAACAAGCTACTCAAACGTATGCTACTGTTACGCTTCAAAATTATTTCCGTATGTACCACAAACTGGCAGGTATGACAGGTACAGCAGAAACAGAAGCAGGTGAATTATGGGAAATTTACAAATTGGATGTGGTAGTAATTCCTACCAACAGAGCGATTTCAAGAAAAGATAGCAATGACTTGGTATTCAAGACAATGCGTGAAAAATTCAATGCTGTAATTGAGGAAATTGTACAACTGACTGAAAAAGGCAGACCTGTACTTGTGGGTACTACCTCTGTCGAGATTTCTGAATTACTCAGCAGAATGCTTGCTATGCGTAAAATCAAACACCAAGTTTTGAACGCAAAACAAAATCAAAAAGAAGCTGAAGTAGTTGCTTTAGCAGGTTTACCTGGTACAGTTACCATTGCTACCAACATGGCTGGTCGTGGTACGGATATTAAACTGACAGCAGAATCGAAGGCTGCTGGTGGTTTGGCTATTATTGGTACAGAACGCCATGAGTCTCGTAGAGTAGATAGACAGCTTAGAGGTCGTGCTGGTCGTCAAGGAGATCCAGGAACATCACAGTTTTTTGTGAGTTTGGAAGATCAACTGATGCGTTTATTTGGTTCTGACCGTATTGCTAAAGTAATGGACAGAATGGGCTTGAAAGAAGGTGAAGTAATTCAGCACTCTTGGGTGACTAAATCTATTGAAAGAGCTCAGAAAAAAGTAGAAGAAAATAACTTTGGCATGCGTAAGCGTTTGCTCGAATACGATGATGTGATGAACGTACAACGTGAGCAAATTTATAAACGCCGTAGAAACGCTTTATTTGGTGATAGATTACAAATTGACCTTTATACTATGATGTATGAGGTTTGTAAGCAGACTGTAGAGTCTATGCAAACACCTGATAATTTTGAAAATTTTGAATTAGAATTTATCTCTACGTTTGGTTTCACTCCTGATATTCAAGCATCTGAGTTTACTTCAAAAAATACAGCAAACTTTATCAGTAAATTATATCGTCAGATTGTCGAATATTATAAATCTAAAAATCAACAACTTCTTGAAGGGCTTTATTCTGGTTTAGAAGCTCAATACGAAGCAACTCAAGGCAGATTCCAAAATATTGGTATTCCTTTTGGTGATGGTAGAAAGCAAATTTTCTTAGAAGTTGATTTCAAAAAAGCATTAGAAAGTAAAGGAACTGAGGTTATCAAGGAACTCGAAAAGGTAGCTACACTTGCTATCATCGATCAAGAGTGGAAAGAACATTTGCGTGATATGGACGATTTGAAACAGTCCGTACAAATGGCTAGTTATGAACAAAAAGATCCTCTTTTAATTTACAAATTTGAATCCTTCCAGTTATTCAAAACCTTCATTACGAGAGTAAACAAAGATATTATTTCATTCTTGATGCGTTCACATGTGGTTGTCCCTGAACAAGAACCTCAAATGGTTCAAGAAATAAAAGTTCAGGAAAACCAAAACAAGAAAATCAAAATGCAAAAAGAAGAATACATCTCTTCAGCAAGCAATGAGTATTACGACCCTACTCCTGAGCATGATGTAAAATTACAACCCATGAAATCACAAAAAATTGCGGATAGAAACCAAAAAGTAAATGTGATGTATCATGACGGTAAGGTACTTAGAGATGTGAAATACAAGAAAGTGGAAGAAGATTTGGCAAATAACAAATGTGTGCTAATAGACTAA